The Desulfuromonas versatilis genome has a segment encoding these proteins:
- a CDS encoding efflux RND transporter permease subunit produces MKLSETSIKRPVLATVMSLLIVLIGLVAYERLTVREYPNIDEPTVSVTTVYQGASPDIIETEVTTVIEDSLSGIAGIRTITSQSMQERSQISIVFKMERDADDAAAEVRDRVGRVRAELPLDIEEPVIAKVEADASPIIYMAFFSDRHSNEEITDYVDRYVTDQIEMIPGIAEANILGARKYAMRIWLDPTLLAARQVTAQDVENAVRAQNVEVPGGRIESAAREFTVLSATSLDTPEEFENIIVRKAGETLVRLGDVGRAEIGPESERQSLRYNGGNGVALGLVKQSVANPLEISQALREMLPGLQASLPEGMQARIAYDSSVFIERSIDNVFSSIVEAVALVLLIIFFFLRSLRSTLIPLVTIPVSLVGSFALMWMLGFSINTLSLLAMVLAVGLVVDDAIVVLENVHRHVEEGLSPTQASIKGMREIGFAVILMTLTLAAVYVPVAMMEGRTGKLFTEFALTLAGAVLVSGFVALTLTPMMCSKMLRHQQKHNKLFHLMEGFFTAIEQGYRRLLGWSLKTVLVGVAVALAAGAATWWLSGKLPSEMAPLEDRGVLMTFIIAPDGANLDYTDHYLQQAEGLLRQIPEGSGVFATTGFNGKVTEGISVINLKDWEERQRSSLQIAGELGPKLFGIPGVLGFPITPPSLGQSFMNQPIQFVVKTSDSYGELNEQINLLMAEVRKNPGILAARSDLKLNSPELRLRVDRDKAADLGVSVAALGRTIETLMGGRDVTRFKMDGEQYDVIVKIEDDLRVTPEDLNRIHVRAASGEMIPLSSLVSIDEGVTAQSLNHFNRSRAAIISANLAPGYSQGEALEYLEEAAARVLPETARIDYQGQSREFKESSAGLLVTFALALIMIYLMMAAQFESFVDPLIILFTVPLSMAGALLALHFTGNTLSIYSQVGLITLVGLITKHGILIVEFANQLQEKGRSKREAVLEAATLRLRPILMTTGAMVLGSIPLALAHGAGAESRAQIGWVIVGGLSLGTVLTLFVVPAAYLLLARRRQRVEQAQELQREAEPAEALP; encoded by the coding sequence ATGAAACTATCCGAAACAAGCATCAAGCGCCCGGTGCTGGCCACGGTGATGAGCCTGCTGATCGTGCTGATCGGCCTGGTCGCCTACGAGCGGCTGACGGTGCGCGAGTACCCCAACATCGACGAGCCGACGGTCTCGGTGACCACCGTCTACCAGGGGGCCAGCCCCGACATCATCGAGACCGAGGTGACCACGGTCATCGAGGACAGCCTCTCGGGGATCGCGGGGATCCGGACCATCACCTCGCAGAGCATGCAGGAGAGGAGCCAGATCAGCATCGTCTTCAAGATGGAGCGCGACGCCGACGACGCCGCCGCCGAGGTGCGCGACCGGGTCGGCCGGGTGCGGGCCGAGCTGCCGCTGGATATCGAGGAGCCGGTCATCGCCAAGGTCGAGGCCGACGCCTCGCCGATCATCTACATGGCCTTCTTCAGCGACCGCCACAGCAACGAGGAGATCACCGACTACGTCGATCGCTACGTCACCGACCAGATCGAGATGATCCCGGGGATCGCCGAAGCCAACATCCTCGGCGCCCGCAAGTACGCCATGCGCATCTGGCTCGACCCGACGCTGCTGGCCGCCCGCCAGGTCACGGCGCAGGACGTGGAGAATGCCGTCCGGGCGCAGAACGTCGAGGTCCCCGGCGGCCGCATCGAAAGCGCCGCCCGCGAGTTCACCGTGCTCTCGGCCACCAGCCTCGACACCCCCGAGGAGTTCGAGAACATCATCGTGCGCAAGGCCGGCGAGACCCTGGTGCGGCTGGGGGATGTCGGCCGGGCCGAGATCGGTCCCGAGTCGGAGCGCCAGAGCCTGCGCTACAACGGCGGCAACGGGGTGGCCCTGGGCCTGGTCAAGCAGTCGGTGGCCAACCCGCTGGAGATCTCCCAGGCCCTGCGCGAAATGCTGCCCGGCCTGCAGGCCTCGCTCCCCGAGGGGATGCAGGCCCGGATCGCCTACGACTCCTCGGTCTTCATCGAGCGCTCCATCGACAACGTCTTCTCCTCCATCGTCGAGGCGGTGGCACTGGTGCTGCTGATCATCTTCTTCTTCCTGCGCAGCCTCCGCTCGACCCTGATCCCGCTGGTGACCATCCCGGTGTCGCTGGTCGGCTCCTTCGCCCTGATGTGGATGCTCGGCTTCTCCATCAACACCCTGAGCCTGCTGGCGATGGTGCTGGCGGTCGGCCTGGTGGTCGACGACGCCATCGTCGTGCTCGAGAACGTCCACCGCCACGTCGAGGAGGGGCTCTCGCCGACCCAGGCCTCGATCAAGGGGATGCGCGAGATCGGCTTCGCCGTCATCCTGATGACCCTGACCCTGGCGGCGGTCTACGTGCCGGTGGCGATGATGGAAGGGCGCACCGGAAAACTGTTCACCGAATTCGCCCTGACCCTGGCCGGCGCGGTGCTGGTCTCGGGCTTCGTCGCCCTGACCCTGACGCCGATGATGTGTTCGAAGATGCTGCGTCACCAGCAGAAGCACAACAAGCTGTTCCACCTGATGGAGGGCTTCTTCACCGCCATCGAGCAGGGCTACCGCCGGCTGCTCGGCTGGTCGCTGAAGACGGTGCTGGTCGGCGTGGCCGTGGCCCTGGCCGCCGGCGCCGCCACCTGGTGGCTCTCGGGCAAGCTCCCCTCGGAGATGGCGCCGCTTGAGGACCGCGGAGTGCTGATGACCTTCATCATCGCCCCCGACGGCGCCAACCTCGACTATACCGACCACTACCTGCAGCAGGCCGAGGGGCTGTTGCGGCAGATCCCCGAAGGGAGCGGCGTGTTCGCCACCACCGGCTTCAACGGCAAGGTCACCGAGGGGATTTCCGTCATCAACCTCAAGGACTGGGAAGAGCGCCAGCGCTCCTCGCTGCAGATCGCCGGCGAGTTGGGTCCCAAGCTGTTCGGCATCCCCGGGGTGCTCGGCTTCCCCATCACCCCGCCGTCGCTCGGCCAGTCCTTCATGAACCAGCCGATTCAGTTCGTGGTCAAGACCAGCGACAGCTACGGCGAGCTCAACGAGCAGATCAACCTGCTGATGGCCGAGGTGCGCAAAAACCCCGGAATCCTTGCGGCGCGCAGCGACCTCAAGCTCAACTCCCCCGAGCTGCGCCTGCGGGTCGACCGGGACAAGGCCGCCGACCTCGGGGTGAGCGTGGCCGCCCTGGGCCGCACCATCGAGACGCTGATGGGGGGCCGGGACGTGACCCGCTTCAAGATGGACGGCGAGCAGTACGACGTGATCGTCAAGATCGAGGACGATCTGCGCGTCACCCCCGAGGACCTCAACCGCATCCACGTGCGCGCCGCCTCCGGGGAGATGATCCCCCTCTCCAGCCTGGTGAGTATTGACGAGGGGGTCACCGCCCAGTCGCTCAACCACTTCAACCGCAGCCGCGCGGCCATCATCAGCGCCAACCTCGCCCCCGGCTATTCCCAGGGGGAGGCGCTCGAGTATCTCGAAGAGGCGGCGGCGCGGGTGCTGCCCGAAACCGCCCGCATCGACTACCAGGGGCAGTCGCGGGAGTTCAAGGAGAGCAGCGCCGGCCTGCTGGTGACCTTCGCCCTGGCGCTGATCATGATCTACCTGATGATGGCGGCTCAGTTCGAGAGCTTCGTCGACCCGCTGATCATCCTGTTCACCGTACCGCTGTCCATGGCCGGAGCCCTGCTGGCCCTGCACTTTACCGGCAACACCCTGAGCATCTACAGCCAGGTCGGCCTGATTACCCTGGTGGGGCTGATCACCAAGCACGGCATTCTCATCGTCGAGTTCGCCAACCAGCTGCAGGAAAAGGGCAGGAGCAAGCGCGAGGCCGTGCTCGAGGCCGCGACCCTGCGCCTGCGGCCGATCCTGATGACCACCGGCGCCATGGTGCTCGGCTCCATCCCCCTGGCCCTGGCCCACGGCGCCGGCGCCGAAAGCCGCGCCCAGATCGGCTGGGTCATCGTCGGCGGGCTGTCGCTGGGCACGGTGCTGACCCTGTTCGTCGTCCCTGCGGCCTACCTGCTGCTGGCGCGACGGCGCCAGCGGGTGGAGCAGGCGCAGGAGCTGCAGAGGGAGGCAGAACCGGCCGAGGCCTTACCGTAG
- the rtcA gene encoding RNA 3'-terminal phosphate cyclase — protein MVEIDGSYGEGGGQVLRSALSLSLLTGRAVRLKNIRSGRSRPGLMPQHLKAVQAASAVGRARVEGAAPGSTALVFEPAGLHPGQFRFDIGTAGSTSLVLQTILLPLCLAGEPSHCVITGGTHVPWSPCYHYLQRLWLPCLRRAGLEVALEMERTGFYPRGGGKISASIAPVEALRPLSLAERGAIRSASLLSFVTQLDERIAERQLHQARRRLAGRFGRIEQELAELPGPGKGSLLLVVAEFEHSRCCYYGLGERGKSAERVADEAVDALERFLGSGGAIDEHLADQLLLPLALAEGRSELRTARVTEHLLTNAWVIRQFLPADIVIEEAPGRAGLVRIDGCGWPPRKL, from the coding sequence ATGGTAGAGATCGACGGCTCCTACGGCGAGGGGGGCGGGCAGGTGCTGCGCAGCGCCCTGTCCCTCTCGCTGCTGACCGGGCGTGCCGTTCGTTTGAAAAATATCCGCTCCGGTCGTTCCCGCCCCGGGCTGATGCCCCAGCACCTCAAGGCGGTGCAGGCGGCCTCGGCGGTCGGGCGGGCGCGGGTGGAGGGGGCGGCGCCCGGCTCCACTGCGCTGGTCTTCGAGCCTGCGGGGCTGCACCCCGGCCAATTTCGCTTCGACATCGGCACCGCCGGTTCCACCTCGCTGGTTCTGCAGACCATTTTGCTGCCGCTCTGCCTGGCGGGCGAGCCCTCACACTGCGTCATCACCGGGGGGACCCACGTCCCCTGGAGTCCCTGCTATCATTATCTGCAGCGGCTCTGGCTGCCCTGCCTGCGCCGGGCGGGGCTGGAGGTCGCCCTGGAGATGGAGCGCACCGGCTTCTATCCCCGGGGCGGCGGCAAGATCAGCGCGAGCATCGCGCCGGTGGAGGCCCTCAGGCCCCTGTCCCTGGCGGAGCGGGGCGCCATTCGCAGCGCGAGCCTATTGTCTTTCGTGACCCAGCTGGACGAGCGGATCGCCGAGCGCCAGCTCCACCAGGCGAGGCGGCGGCTGGCGGGGCGCTTCGGGCGGATCGAGCAGGAGCTCGCCGAACTTCCCGGTCCGGGCAAGGGGAGCCTGCTGCTGGTGGTGGCCGAGTTCGAACATTCGCGCTGCTGCTACTACGGGCTCGGTGAGCGGGGCAAGTCCGCAGAGCGGGTGGCCGACGAGGCGGTGGACGCCCTGGAGCGCTTCCTCGGCTCCGGCGGCGCCATTGACGAACATCTGGCGGATCAGCTGCTGCTGCCCCTGGCGCTGGCCGAGGGGCGCTCGGAGCTGCGTACCGCCCGGGTCACCGAACACCTGCTGACCAATGCCT
- a CDS encoding YkgJ family cysteine cluster protein: protein MIEALVQWLHKTGLKIDHSKSSCRACGKCCETFGGHLHASRADLERWRQAGRPDLLEMTNRLGWIWVDPKTKRRLERCPFLIATGPDTQGCAIHQIKPDICAAYPTLAHNRRCMRGVYFPKFALAWALAPLLEALEPFGPGGAAGADYWLPLL, encoded by the coding sequence ATGATCGAAGCTCTGGTTCAGTGGCTGCACAAAACCGGATTAAAGATCGACCACAGCAAATCGAGTTGCCGCGCCTGCGGAAAATGCTGCGAAACCTTCGGCGGCCACCTGCATGCCTCCCGGGCCGACCTGGAGCGCTGGCGCCAGGCGGGAAGACCGGACCTGCTGGAAATGACCAACCGGCTCGGCTGGATCTGGGTCGACCCCAAGACCAAGCGGCGCCTGGAGCGCTGCCCCTTTCTGATTGCCACCGGCCCCGATACCCAGGGGTGCGCCATCCACCAGATCAAGCCCGATATCTGCGCCGCCTATCCCACCCTGGCTCACAACCGCCGCTGCATGCGCGGCGTCTACTTCCCCAAGTTCGCCCTGGCCTGGGCCCTGGCCCCGCTTCTGGAGGCTCTCGAGCCATTCGGCCCGGGCGGCGCGGCGGGGGCCGACTACTGGCTCCCGCTGCTCTGA
- a CDS encoding efflux RND transporter periplasmic adaptor subunit, translating into MNHQEPSTPADTSPASRPARGKAVIGSALALLALLGAGSFFLLRPATEAQATSPAQSAPPPMPVEVTEVVVAAADTEISAVGSLQSNESVVISAEVAGRIERIGFAEGERTARGKVLIQLDSAIPRAELDRAEASRALSEANYRRAEALLQDKAIAQRERDETYAQWQLDEASLRLAAAQLAKMRIEAPFDGTLGLRKVSLGDYVQPGQPLVNLEDTTRLKVEFRIPEKFSPQVKVGQKLLLESDALPQRQFEGEVYAIDPQVEQNSRSLVIRGRLENRDEALKPGQFVKVRLAVASRAAALFVPEQALIAQPKSQFVYKVVDGAAQMAPVQTGSRRKGWVEVVSGLAAGDVVVTGGHQKIGPGSPVQPVPADPALFAQIN; encoded by the coding sequence ATGAACCACCAGGAACCATCGACACCCGCCGACACCTCACCCGCTTCGAGGCCGGCCCGCGGCAAGGCCGTCATCGGCTCGGCCCTGGCCCTGCTCGCCCTGCTCGGGGCGGGCTCCTTTTTCCTGCTGCGCCCCGCCACCGAGGCGCAGGCCACCAGCCCTGCCCAATCGGCCCCGCCGCCGATGCCGGTGGAGGTGACCGAGGTCGTGGTGGCTGCCGCCGACACCGAGATCAGCGCCGTCGGCTCCCTGCAGTCCAACGAATCGGTGGTGATCAGCGCCGAGGTCGCCGGGCGCATCGAGCGCATCGGCTTCGCCGAGGGTGAACGGACCGCCCGGGGCAAGGTTTTGATCCAGCTCGACTCCGCCATCCCCCGGGCCGAGCTCGACCGGGCCGAGGCCAGCCGCGCCCTGAGCGAGGCCAACTACCGGCGGGCCGAGGCGCTGCTGCAGGACAAGGCCATCGCCCAGCGCGAACGGGACGAGACCTACGCCCAATGGCAACTCGACGAAGCGAGCCTGCGCCTGGCCGCCGCCCAGCTGGCCAAGATGCGCATCGAGGCCCCCTTCGACGGCACCCTGGGCCTGCGCAAGGTGAGCCTGGGCGACTACGTCCAGCCGGGGCAGCCCCTGGTCAACCTCGAAGACACCACCCGGCTCAAAGTCGAGTTCCGCATTCCCGAGAAGTTCTCCCCCCAGGTGAAGGTCGGCCAGAAACTGCTGCTCGAATCCGACGCCCTGCCGCAGCGGCAGTTCGAGGGGGAAGTGTACGCCATCGATCCCCAGGTGGAACAGAACAGCCGCAGCCTGGTGATCCGCGGCCGCCTGGAGAACCGCGACGAGGCCCTCAAGCCGGGGCAGTTCGTCAAGGTGCGCCTGGCGGTGGCCAGCCGCGCCGCAGCCCTCTTCGTTCCGGAGCAGGCCCTGATCGCCCAGCCGAAGAGCCAGTTCGTCTACAAGGTGGTGGACGGCGCGGCGCAGATGGCCCCGGTGCAGACCGGCAGCCGCCGCAAGGGGTGGGTCGAGGTGGTCTCGGGGCTCGCCGCCGGGGATGTGGTGGTCACCGGCGGCCACCAGAAGATCGGCCCGGGCAGCCCCGTGCAGCCCGTGCCGGCGGACCCGGCGCTGTTCGCGCAAATCAATTAA
- a CDS encoding TetR/AcrR family transcriptional regulator: protein MSKIADKRAAILSAALDIFAENGFHGSPTSLISEKAGVGTGTIYRYFQSKDDLIRELHLELDGKLQAAIFADYREEVPLRQRFDNLYENLLRYFIDNPRECRFLEQFYNSPYGIAKRRARKENPGEKEACFARLFDEARQRQAFKDLPEEMLVSLSIGPMLYAVRDHLAGLVAIEDRMVPLIVEACWDAVARRD from the coding sequence ATGAGCAAGATCGCCGACAAGCGCGCCGCCATCCTCTCGGCCGCGCTGGACATCTTCGCCGAGAACGGCTTCCACGGCTCGCCGACCTCGCTGATCTCGGAAAAGGCCGGGGTCGGCACCGGCACCATCTACCGCTACTTCCAGAGCAAGGACGACCTGATCCGCGAGCTGCACCTGGAACTGGACGGGAAACTGCAGGCCGCCATCTTCGCCGACTACCGCGAAGAGGTGCCGCTGCGCCAGCGCTTCGACAATCTCTACGAGAACCTGCTGCGCTACTTCATCGACAACCCCCGGGAATGCCGGTTTCTCGAGCAGTTCTACAACTCCCCCTACGGCATCGCCAAGCGGCGCGCCCGCAAGGAGAACCCCGGCGAAAAGGAGGCGTGCTTCGCCAGGCTCTTCGATGAGGCGCGGCAGCGGCAGGCGTTCAAGGATCTGCCCGAGGAGATGCTGGTCTCCCTCTCCATAGGCCCGATGCTCTACGCGGTGCGCGACCACCTGGCCGGCCTGGTCGCTATCGAGGACCGGATGGTTCCGCTGATCGTTGAGGCCTGCTGGGATGCCGTGGCGCGCCGGGACTGA
- the wrbA gene encoding NAD(P)H:quinone oxidoreductase, producing the protein MTTRIQVIFYSMYGHVHQLAEAVAAGAREVADSEVGLYQVAELVPPEALERSGAKAARGKFAHIPVATPEQLAQADAVIFGTPTRFGNMCAQMRNFLDQTGQLWMKGALVGKLGSVFTSTATQHGGQETTITSFHTTLLHHGMLIVGVPYSEARLMNMDEISGGTPYGASTLAAPDGSRSPSENELAIARFQGRHVAQIAARLRAN; encoded by the coding sequence ATGACGACCCGAATCCAGGTGATTTTTTACAGCATGTACGGCCATGTCCATCAACTGGCCGAGGCGGTCGCCGCCGGCGCCCGGGAGGTTGCCGACAGCGAGGTGGGGCTCTACCAGGTCGCCGAGCTGGTCCCCCCCGAGGCCCTGGAGCGCTCGGGGGCAAAGGCGGCCCGGGGGAAATTCGCCCACATCCCGGTGGCCACCCCCGAGCAGCTCGCCCAGGCCGACGCCGTCATCTTCGGCACCCCGACCCGCTTCGGCAACATGTGCGCGCAGATGCGCAACTTTCTCGACCAGACCGGCCAGCTGTGGATGAAAGGCGCCCTGGTCGGCAAGCTGGGAAGCGTCTTCACCTCCACCGCCACCCAGCACGGCGGCCAGGAGACCACCATCACCAGCTTCCACACCACGCTGCTGCACCACGGCATGCTCATTGTCGGCGTCCCCTACAGCGAGGCGCGGCTGATGAACATGGACGAGATCAGCGGCGGCACCCCCTACGGCGCCTCGACCCTGGCCGCGCCCGACGGTTCGCGCTCGCCGAGCGAGAACGAGCTGGCCATCGCCCGCTTCCAGGGGCGGCACGTGGCCCAGATCGCCGCCAGGCTCAGGGCGAACTGA
- a CDS encoding efflux transporter outer membrane subunit, protein MKNSRQWLPILAIAAALIAGCTLGPDYARPELAIPLAYKENAPWKEAAPGDQAPRGAWWEIYGDPLLNNLEEQAAAANQDLAAAFARVTQARAVARIDQADRLPRVDLNAAAGRSRTPADFSFSGAASTDYSFSLPLDLGYEIDLWGRVRRAVEASRADAAASEADYRNLLLVLQAEVARNYFALRSLDSEIDLLQATVELRRENLELVESLFRNGQIGQLDVARARTELASTQAEAVGLEKRRAELEHALAVLVGQPASSFTLAPAPLELAPPAVAAGLPSSLLERRPDVAAAERQMAAANSRIGVAKTAFFPAVSLTGSAGFASSEASGLFDWDNRTWALGPAVSLPIFEAGRNSANLERARAAYEEAVARYRQQVLVAFAETEDALAGLRILAAQAEALERSVIAAREAAEISGKRYRAGLVSYLEVVDSQRTALQAERGAVQVLGQRLQSSVLLIKALGGGWEQRRT, encoded by the coding sequence ATGAAAAATTCTCGTCAATGGCTACCTATTCTGGCAATTGCCGCGGCCCTCATCGCCGGCTGCACCCTCGGCCCCGACTACGCCCGGCCGGAGCTGGCAATCCCCCTGGCCTACAAGGAGAACGCCCCCTGGAAAGAGGCGGCTCCCGGCGACCAGGCCCCCCGCGGCGCCTGGTGGGAGATCTACGGCGACCCGCTGCTCAACAACCTCGAGGAGCAGGCCGCCGCGGCCAACCAGGACCTGGCGGCGGCCTTCGCCCGGGTCACCCAGGCGCGGGCCGTCGCCCGCATCGACCAGGCCGACCGCCTGCCCAGGGTCGACCTGAACGCCGCGGCGGGCCGTTCGCGCACCCCCGCTGATTTTTCCTTCAGCGGCGCCGCCAGCACCGACTACAGCTTCTCCCTCCCCCTCGACCTGGGCTACGAAATCGACCTCTGGGGCCGGGTACGCCGGGCTGTGGAGGCCTCCCGGGCCGATGCCGCCGCCAGCGAGGCCGACTACCGCAACCTGCTGCTGGTGCTGCAGGCCGAAGTGGCCCGCAATTATTTCGCCCTGCGCTCGCTGGACAGCGAGATCGACCTGCTGCAGGCCACCGTGGAGCTGCGCCGGGAGAACCTCGAACTGGTCGAGAGCCTGTTCCGCAACGGCCAGATCGGCCAGCTCGACGTCGCCCGGGCCCGCACCGAGCTGGCCTCCACCCAGGCCGAGGCGGTGGGGCTGGAAAAGCGCCGCGCCGAGTTGGAGCACGCCCTGGCGGTGCTCGTCGGCCAGCCGGCCTCGAGCTTCACCCTGGCCCCGGCCCCGCTGGAGTTGGCGCCGCCGGCGGTGGCCGCAGGACTCCCCTCGAGCCTGCTCGAGCGCCGCCCCGACGTCGCCGCCGCCGAGCGGCAGATGGCCGCCGCCAACTCCCGCATCGGGGTGGCCAAAACCGCCTTCTTCCCCGCGGTCAGCCTGACCGGCAGCGCCGGCTTCGCCAGCAGCGAGGCCTCCGGCCTGTTCGACTGGGACAACCGCACCTGGGCCCTGGGCCCGGCGGTTTCCCTGCCGATCTTCGAGGCCGGGCGCAACAGCGCCAACCTCGAGCGGGCCCGGGCCGCCTACGAGGAGGCGGTGGCCCGCTACCGCCAGCAGGTGCTGGTCGCCTTCGCCGAAACCGAGGATGCCTTGGCCGGGCTGCGCATTCTCGCCGCGCAGGCCGAGGCCCTGGAGCGTTCGGTGATTGCCGCCCGGGAGGCGGCGGAGATCTCCGGCAAGCGCTACCGGGCCGGCCTGGTCAGCTACCTGGAAGTGGTCGACAGCCAGCGCACCGCGCTGCAGGCCGAACGCGGCGCCGTGCAGGTCCTCGGCCAGCGGCTGCAGTCCAGCGTGCTGCTGATCAAGGCCCTCGGCGGCGGCTGGGAGCAGCGGCGAACATGA
- a CDS encoding pirin family protein, with product MISVRKSAERGRFQADWLDSRHTFSFDTYYDPQHMGFRALRVINEDRVEAGGGFPLHPHRDMEILSLVIEGKLEHQDDLGSRETIRAGELQRISAGTGVRHSEYNPSQSEPVHFLQIWILPERKGLEPGYEKRSFASGPENGLLLVGSPTGRDGSALIHRDVDLFCGQLGQGRTLEHRLETGRHAWIQVISGALQLNGVSLEPGDGAALSDEKRLKLDAAAPSRFLLFDLS from the coding sequence ATGATCAGCGTACGAAAATCAGCGGAGCGCGGCCGTTTCCAGGCCGATTGGCTCGACAGCCGACACACCTTTTCCTTCGACACTTATTACGACCCCCAGCACATGGGGTTCCGGGCCCTGCGGGTCATCAACGAGGACCGGGTCGAGGCCGGCGGCGGCTTCCCGCTGCACCCCCACCGGGACATGGAAATCCTCTCCCTGGTCATCGAGGGGAAGCTCGAGCATCAGGACGACCTGGGCAGCCGGGAGACCATCAGGGCCGGCGAGCTGCAGCGGATCAGCGCCGGGACCGGGGTGCGGCACAGCGAGTACAACCCCTCGCAGAGTGAGCCGGTGCATTTTCTGCAGATCTGGATTTTGCCCGAGCGCAAGGGGCTCGAGCCGGGCTACGAGAAGAGGAGCTTCGCCAGCGGGCCCGAGAACGGGCTGCTGCTGGTGGGCTCCCCGACGGGCCGCGACGGCTCGGCGCTCATCCACCGCGATGTGGACCTCTTCTGCGGACAGCTCGGCCAGGGGCGCACCCTGGAGCATCGGCTCGAGACAGGGCGTCACGCCTGGATCCAGGTGATCTCCGGCGCCCTGCAGCTCAACGGCGTCTCCCTCGAGCCGGGCGACGGGGCGGCGCTGAGCGACGAGAAACGCCTTAAGCTGGACGCAGCCGCGCCCAGCCGCTTTCTGCTCTTCGATTTGAGCTGA
- a CDS encoding (2Fe-2S)-binding protein, with translation MIMLNVNGKDHQLEVAPDVPLLWVIREQLKITGTKYGCGLSLCGACTVLVDGKATRSCVTPVSEVAGKKVVTVEGLKEGLGERLRLAWTEEEVPQCGYCQPGQIMAAAALLGETPEPDDAQIDAAMSGNLCRCGTYPRIRRAIHRAARMTPERSES, from the coding sequence ATGATCATGCTCAACGTCAACGGCAAGGACCACCAGCTGGAGGTGGCCCCGGATGTCCCGCTGCTGTGGGTCATCCGCGAGCAGTTGAAAATTACCGGCACCAAGTACGGCTGCGGCCTGTCGCTGTGCGGGGCCTGCACGGTGCTGGTGGACGGCAAGGCGACCCGCTCCTGCGTCACCCCGGTCAGCGAGGTGGCCGGCAAGAAGGTCGTCACCGTCGAAGGGCTCAAGGAGGGGCTGGGCGAGCGGCTGCGCCTGGCCTGGACCGAGGAGGAGGTCCCCCAGTGCGGCTATTGTCAGCCGGGGCAGATCATGGCGGCCGCCGCCCTGCTGGGCGAAACTCCCGAACCCGACGATGCCCAGATCGACGCCGCGATGTCGGGCAACCTGTGCCGCTGCGGGACTTATCCGCGCATCCGCCGGGCCATTCACCGGGCGGCGCGGATGACCCCGGAAAGGAGCGAGTCATGA
- a CDS encoding L-dopachrome tautomerase-related protein, producing the protein MTGGIRRGRRALALVGLALLCGCAGHRVETRVDEPVEAQLVEVVRVSRQWTGLAIAPSGRMFVNFPRWTDNPWWAEQADQFPSVAEVLPLWEMRPRGRVQAFPDEFWNRWSPGDDPRNRFVCVQSVYTDAEGKLWILDAANPRFAGVVAGGPKLVKVDPESGAILQVFPFAAEAAPPTSYLNDVRVDTRRQVAYLSDSGAGALIVLDLRNGAARRLLEDHPSTHAEEISLIIEGRKWRLPDGSVPRVHADGIALDPSGEYLYYQALTSRSLYRIATRWLLDESLAPAQLGEKVEFLGKTGAADGLLFGPDGRLYLTALEHNAIRAYTPGAGVVTVARGPELAWPDSLAVGPDGAIYVSTSQIHRMPVPREPYKIFRLEKKP; encoded by the coding sequence ATGACAGGTGGAATTCGGAGGGGCCGGCGGGCCCTGGCTTTGGTGGGGCTCGCCTTATTGTGTGGCTGTGCCGGTCACCGGGTGGAGACCCGGGTGGACGAGCCCGTCGAGGCGCAGCTGGTGGAGGTGGTGCGCGTCTCGCGGCAGTGGACGGGGCTGGCCATCGCCCCCAGCGGGCGGATGTTCGTCAATTTTCCCCGCTGGACGGATAATCCCTGGTGGGCCGAGCAGGCCGACCAATTCCCCTCGGTGGCCGAAGTGCTCCCTCTCTGGGAGATGCGGCCCCGGGGCCGGGTGCAGGCCTTCCCGGACGAATTCTGGAACCGCTGGAGCCCCGGCGACGACCCCCGCAACCGCTTTGTCTGCGTGCAGAGCGTCTACACCGATGCCGAGGGCAAGCTGTGGATCCTCGACGCGGCCAATCCCCGTTTCGCCGGGGTGGTGGCCGGAGGGCCCAAGCTGGTCAAAGTCGACCCCGAGAGCGGCGCCATCCTCCAGGTGTTCCCCTTCGCTGCCGAGGCGGCGCCTCCGACGAGCTACCTCAACGACGTGCGGGTCGACACCCGGCGCCAGGTCGCCTACCTGAGCGATTCGGGGGCCGGCGCCCTGATCGTGCTCGATCTGCGCAACGGAGCGGCGCGGCGCCTGCTGGAGGACCATCCCTCCACCCATGCCGAGGAGATCTCGCTGATCATCGAGGGGCGCAAGTGGCGCCTGCCCGACGGCAGCGTCCCCCGGGTTCACGCCGACGGCATCGCCCTCGATCCCTCCGGCGAATATCTCTACTACCAGGCGCTGACCTCGCGCAGCCTCTACCGCATCGCCACCCGCTGGCTGCTGGACGAGAGCCTGGCGCCCGCGCAGCTGGGCGAGAAGGTCGAGTTTCTCGGCAAGACCGGCGCCGCCGACGGCCTGCTGTTCGGCCCCGACGGCCGGCTTTACCTGACCGCCCTGGAGCACAACGCCATCCGCGCCTACACCCCCGGCGCAGGGGTGGTCACCGTGGCCCGGGGCCCCGAACTGGCCTGGCCCGACAGCCTGGCTGTTGGGCCCGACGGCGCCATCTACGTCAGCACCTCGCAGATCCACCGCATGCCGGTCCCCCGCGAACCCTACAAGATCTTCCGGCTGGAGAAGAAACCCTGA